TTTTTAgcgaatataaaataaatttatttttatatttaaacagtatattacaaaaaaaacatAACAAAAAGTGACTCGATTTTTAACCATACTTGTACTTATTTTTACGTAAGTGGTCTcttatttttttgaaaatcgtAGCGCatattaatgttaataatGTTCCTAATAATCCTAATAAAATTGCCATCAGAACGGTATCAATTTGTACCCAAggatcttcttcttctcgatAAGTTTTAATTGGTTCCAGCGTTACTGGATGACTGTGGAATTATAATGGTAATTGGTGTTAGGGAGAAATGCATCGAAATAAAACTTGCTTTGAAGTACCAGTGGCGCAACTATAATTGCTCGATAAGGGGagcaacaaaatatttttcctacTTTATTGATAATAAAGTAGACATCTTGTATAATTAAATCATGTTGATACAATTTTGTAACTCATGTAAGTATGTACTTACGAAGGTTCCGTTTCCTCTTTACTAAGTTCATCAAACGCCTTTACCACTGCTCTACCCAGATCCTTTCCTAATTGCATAAATGCAGATTTACTTAACCAATCTGCTAGATCAGATCGATTTATTTGACGTAATCTGTGTGCAATAGCTTCATGGGTTTTGCCCTTCCCTTCTGCTGGAGAACTGTTCCAGTGCAACAGATGTCGGATGCAAGGAATCTCATCATCTACGTTCCGTTCTGTctcagaaaattattaatgattttgttagATACGATGATAACTCGTGTATTgttcgaagaagaagaagagttcTAAAATTACCAGCTGCTGCTAGCGTATTCGGCAATTCGTAAGTGGTGTAATGAAGTGCGGCTATTAGACGTCGACACTCGAAAGGGTTAAGCCTTGCAGCTAAATATTTCAGTTCGTCCAAATTAACATCCATCGTAGCAAGAACCTTGTACcgggataaaataataataaagtataaCCATTTGTGCatcattaataattctttCATCATAAAGGTTAATGAAACATTGTATTATGAAGCGTGCGTAAACGAATATAAACGAGCATACATTTATTGACAATCTTCAGGGGTCGTGCAGCAGTTTTTGTACACTCGCGATGAAATCAAGGTTTCCTAGAAAAAATGGCGGTACAAGGGAAGCACAAATTcttaaaatcttaattttaataatttaatattataaaatttaatatataactaagaaatatgaataataagtatcaattcaaatttcccCGCGTAAATGTTTACATGTAAGTAGTGGGGGCCATAGATCTAGTGATGCGCAGTCGCGGAGTGTGCGCATGCGTGGAGTGTGCGCTTTTCGGGCAGTCATCTAGTGGTCGCGGCGGCATTCGTGTTTTCGTGTTGCAACGTAGCGAGTTTTCAGGCCCCAATCTTATGGCGTCGGAGAGGGGATCACGGTTTGGCGGTAAGTTGAGACTAGAGCTACTTATAAATTACTTGTGATTTGATCATGTTCGTTTTCAATAAAACTTAAGGCTagaaattattatcatttacTGTTTCTCATTATGATATTACAAAAACACCAACGCTGACAGGTTCGATTGTcgataaatgttataaaaacgTAGACGCTGTATAGAAACAAAGATGGCATGTGTAAAAGTTGAACAATAGTTTCATACAGTCGTTCATTAATTTACACGGTTCATCTATGCGGTCGTTTCGcacttttctttctcttcttcttgtaACACTTATAACAACCTGTCGGTGGTGGTTCTTCCGGCTCTTTCGGCACAGCGACTATATTATTT
This region of Osmia bicornis bicornis chromosome 5, iOsmBic2.1, whole genome shotgun sequence genomic DNA includes:
- the LOC114871017 gene encoding uncharacterized protein LOC114871017, coding for MMKELLMMHKWLYFIIILSRYKVLATMDVNLDELKYLAARLNPFECRRLIAALHYTTYELPNTLAAAERNVDDEIPCIRHLLHWNSSPAEGKGKTHEAIAHRLRQINRSDLADWLSKSAFMQLGKDLGRAVVKAFDELSKEETEPSHPVTLEPIKTYREEEDPWVQIDTVLMAILLGLLGTLLTLICATIFKKIRDHLRKNKYKKLAQKETQNKEEKMEEKRIKYVTESSSGITDNVHPDSETETDFN